The Helicoverpa zea isolate HzStark_Cry1AcR chromosome 23, ilHelZeax1.1, whole genome shotgun sequence sequence ATgtttgacaaataaatatttctgattcCGACGTtacatctttccttactccatgcaAAATGACGAAGTCAACAATAGACCCTTCATTTGGTAAGATTGCAATGTAAATTTTAAGATATCTGAACTAAGATGGGATGGcagataattattaatattcggGGAATGTTAGTTACGAGCTATTTGAATGCAAATTGATGGAGGTTCGTGCCTCAAGGCTGGACTGGATGGTGACGAGCGACTGAAGGGCGGACGAAAATACTTGACGAGAAATTTGTAGATCGTGATAATTAATCAGTATAGGTATCTTGAATGTGAATATAATTTGATGAATAGTTCAGTAATTCATgattcttactaatattacaaatgcgtaAGTAAAACTGTATTTCATATCAAATTATATGTAGTCCACAAAAAGTTTAAAGCCTGAAAAGGGCATCGGATAATTTTTGTCAAAGTTCAGGATTTAGGTAGGACCCTCGTGGTATGGGGAATAACCAGCACACAAACTATGTAACTACTTATAAACATAGTTTGTCTGTTGTTGCACGTTATGTACtttacattacataaaatataccttttaataaataaataaactgatgAGCCGATGAAACTAGATGCCTAAATGTTGGAAAACCAGCCTTATTACATTTCTCCCTTAACGATCATTaacattaaacaattttttaacgAACTGCGTCTAAAAAGTCGCTCGTCTAACGAGGAAAGCCCGTCGTTGACATAATTGTGATGAATCTCTAAATGTAAATGAGGTATTTAGCCTGTTGAGTGCCATAAACCGGCGCACGCACGTGAATCGTATGAGAAGTATAGATCAGTACCGATAGTAAATAGGTCCTCTGTTTAGggtagtcatcatcatcatcatctcagccatagaacatccactgctgaacataggcctaccccttagatctccacagatacctgttggaggcgacctgcatccagcgtcttccggcgacctttataaggtcgtctgtccaccttgttgtaGGGTAGTGCAGAAGTATATAGGGAGCGTACTAAAGGGAGTTTATATGGGGAGTACATTTGGGGGGATattattaggtataataaagGAGGAGTGGGTATAATAAATAGGGGAGTTATTTTGATACAAACTAATCATAGATCTGGGACTGAGAAATACAGCGAATTCGAGATACCTTACaattcaacaaataaaatacttcttTCTAGTAGTAGAATTCATTTGGACATCTTCAATTCAAAGTTTTCAAGGACAATTCTTTAATTATTACTCACGAAGTCCCAAATTGTCCGTATTTGTTCCCGAGTTtacttgtaaattatttatcttttgtcAAGAGTTCTCTGCTCGATTCTttcaaagtttaattaaaatagccTTAATTTTATCATTGTGTAGAGTAAATTATACAGAAATGTATTTCATGGTAAGTTGTTATAGGTATTTATGTCTCACTAGTTGTCGCAGTTTCATCAATAATCCGTAAAACTACCTCCGGGAACTGGGAAACATTAGTCCAGAATACCAATTTTCCGATTTGAGTATCGTCTTATGCATTTAAAATTTGACAATTTCCAAAACCCACTCCgaagataagtaggtacttgctTGAACTTCAAACTATAAATCATCAAGTAGGCAGAAAAAACTTTTCCTTGAAATTGCTAAACTCCTTAGCAACATTCTGTCACTCTCTGACAGAGGAATAAAGGCTCAAGCGTCAACAATCAatcaaaatctgtcaaaatcattataacatGTTTTAGAAAGTGGAAAATTAAcaagttttttattcattatgATGAAAACTGTGACAAAACCCCGTCAAATCAAAATGAAGTATATGGACAGATTACCAACGGTTATAAGCTGTTGTTTCTGTTGCTTTTTAAGAGCTGGCACTGTGATGATAGCCGTGTTTTCATTTGTAAGTATAGTGcccattttttataaatttttaacTTTACTAGCTCCTGCCTGTCGTTTCATCTCCGTTTCTGGAGGATCTATTTCGATCACCCGCATAATAAAAAGCAACCTATAGCCtcccttgataaatgggctttctagcactgtaatattttttcaaatcggatcaacAAACTCTGAAGCTTTGTCATATAAGAATATAGATTTTAACCATAACAAGCACTATTTGATGTCCGTCAATTTGTATTTCATTACGTCTGTAATAAAGTAAATTCTATTTAtccatctatctatactaacataTAATGCATTACAAAACTGAAGACTTTGTttcgcactaatctcaggagctACCAGTCCATTCATTCTGAAATATTCTGTCAATGTTACCACTTGTTACGATACCAATTGTATCTAAGAAAGTCTTCTTTTTATCCGAGGGTAAGAAGTAGTCCCTACGGGTTTGGGTGGAACCGTTGTCGGACACTAGTATGATGATAAATGGCAGAACAGTTGGCTGTGTGCCATCAGTTTCAAAGAACTCGAGTGTAGAAACCTGTTTTTAAGGGATTTCTTCTAGTGTCACCACTTTAAAGTCTTCACTTTGtcttggaaatatttttgtagtttccAAGGCTTTTTACTCTTTTACGTATGTTATGATCaggaatttataataatttaaaaataacttttattttattaactaatttgataaaatgctatgatatgatatgatatgatgcTGATGATCATGATATTGAGAAGTTCTTAATAGGGCAACTTTCAAAATTTCCTCACTGAGAGTGAGGAAACTTTTCTTGTTTGAGGGTATAGAAAGAGCATTAACTCTATTGGTTCAAATAAACGTATTTCAAATTCTTCTTCGAAGTCTTTATCCTATGTTCTTCTCCCACAGATAATAGGAGTCCTATTCGCTCCAAACGTGAGCCACACGCACGGCTTCTGGGACCTGAACCCTGTACTGTCGAACTACGGCATCATGACCGAGATGTCAGCACAGATGACGATAGGAATCGCTTCCATAATGCTCTGTATTGTCAGCGTCTTACTGCTCGTTGGGGCTTGCTGTGTAAGTATTTTGGTTATCAGTGGAGTTATTTACTTGATTATCAGTGGATGCAGATTGCGCAAGATTGAACAAAGTGCCAAACCTTGGTGCCTTTGTAAAGGAATGAACGTCTTTCGGCAGAAATGAACGAACTTACTCTTCTATGAAGATCTTGTGATACGATTATAGCAATACTAGTTTCGCGGTTTTATGCGTGTCTCGAGGAAAATACACCCCAAATATTGATAAAGAGTAGTCTGTATGTTAGtctttgatttttgattttgaagcTATGTTACTGCCAGCTCCATtttgtagtttttgcgtgaaaggaGAACAAACATCCAACACACAACATATTGGAAGGATTTCAATATCTGTTGATTTCCTTTAAGAAGTCAGTCAGTGATCAATGTCACTGAAAGAAGGTGTAAAAAGAACTGTAAACGACACACacgtttaaattattatacagTGTTACTTGGctaatttttgattttgtatttcCAGAACATTCCAGTGCTAATAGAGATCTACCAGTGGGGCGCGATAATGTACAGCTCGACGGTGGTGCTAATGTTCTTCGTGCTGGCCGTGTTCTGTTTCTTCGTGCACACAAACTGCTACGTGGCGGGCGCCGTGCTAGTATTTTTGATTGTGTGCGATGTTTTGTGTAAGTATATAACGGCATCGATAGTTTACCATaaagaaaaatagaatagaatttataTATCTATTTACTTATCAACAACATACAACAACGCGCGCGCGACGACGGTGGTTGTCGGAACGTTAACTTAAGAACCAGGCATAAAAGTCGTTCTTGGTTCAAAATGTCTAGAAGATTTGGTCGACACCTCATATTTTGTTTCAGCCATAGGTACTTCAAGGGTTTAAgattttacttaaattaatctTAACTAAGGGTTGCTAACTTAAAtctttaggtaaataaaatataataaagctaaaTGTCCGAAATgttttcggactcgtacggacgtaaaatatagcccaaacgtacttaactttttttgttgttgacaaatgcaaaaacgagggcatataaacagtttgtttgaactcgctaatctcaggaactgcaggacttattaaaaaaaaaacttcagtgTTAGATGGCCAATTTCTCCGGGTTTGCCAATTCGTCCTTAAGGGTCGCGGGTAAAACTGCTAGCGTAAGCTAGTTCCTTCATAATCAGGCCCACATGTAAGTTCACAGATTTTTCTTCTCCATTACTTAAtggaatttattttcttttccagTGACGGCGTACTTCATAATCGTGACGAACAGTTTGAGGATGTCGCTACAGTTTCTGTCAAGTAGTGATATTGTGATCTGAACATTATGTTTTGACTCCAAATTGGTGCTGAGTGTTCAAAGTTATTGTGGTACCTACAAGTTTTCTGTGGCTGAAGTGGTTTTGTcaataaagttttttgaaatactttttgaagctttttttattgtctctgttgtttaataataaaatgctgGAACCTTCTTAGGTACTATATTTCATATCTCCATACGTACTCTATTCCATCGATATCGATTATGTTGTTTGACAGTGAAAATGTTTCTccaactaaaattatttttctgtttctcATTGTtacaaaaatctttaaatttgGGTTTTGACGAAACTTGGTACAGCACGATATAGAAGAAACTTCGGGCGCATTCTTCGTGTATcatattaaaaactttaatcCGAAGTTTGCCATTTTTTGGCAGTACCGAGTTTTCATAGAATTTTCTCTGTGGAAACTGGTGAAAACAATCGTTTATGGTTCAATGCCAAGGTTATGTCATGGCGACTTTACCCAACTGAAGTGAATTTTCCCATCAAATTCACGTAAATAACAACATGTCAAActactaatataaataatatataattttgttaccaATGTCTTGACTAACTCGTCACCATGTGTGAGATATTCCCAGAAGTGGAAACATGTTGCGCGGTAGTTTCCATAAGAGTTGGAATGCTATTAATATCAATTTTAGCAATAGTAAGTACTCATACATTTTCTAATCTTAGGGTACGTCTACACGGTGCACGTAGCTGGCGTTGAGACATGCACCGGTTATATGCATATAAAAACGTGCgtgtccagcgactcgcgcatgtaccaaagcaaaataccacCACAAGAGCACgccttgtcacttgtcacttgagcatgttaacttgctccagctacgtgcacaggaaaaaatacaaaaaataaattgaataattgaCAATGTAACTTTTCGTTTGTGTTTTGGCAAAAAATGATTATTTACACGTTGTTGCTATTTTTTcggttaatttataattatctgTTAAACATGGTTTACATGACAAGGCAAAGGCATTAACTAGTATCGAAGTTAACATTATGTTGCATAATGTTCACGTAAGTTGTTCACTTAGTTTTGTTCAAGTTGACAGAcgtgttatttttgtatgtatcatATAAATGTGTGTTCCAATCATAGTCAGCTTTTGCACTTACAAGTTTCTCTCACGTAGGAACCTTATGTAATTAACTAACGATAAAGCATAGTATGACGCATAAATTCTACTGTGTTCTGTAAATCATGCTATTTACTTATTACCTACTGATGGCATTTAGTAATTCCCGAAGTTACTCCGAAATTCTATAGTAAATCATCCTAAGGTAAGccaaatttaattatgtaattaaaaaatccAGTACCAATAAcaactttatttcttttacttacATTTCTAATTCATGCGGATATGCCCAAACTATAGCGCCCAAAGGTTCTGCCGCAGTGTCAATCAGGCCGTCAAAAATGGCGGGAGCAATGACGAGACCGCCGGCAAAACTATTTGTAGAGCTTGTACAACATATCgtaacacgataagctatacaTATTCCTTCACAAAATAATTATCCAattgaaaacattattatttgtcaTTGATAAAGCTTGTTATGTAACCTGGTATTAATTACAGACAAGTTTGAAATCCTTActtctttactttttttatttataaatgcgaaagtagcttTGTCTGTCTGCCTATACGTCGGGCTTTGCTACCTAAACGACTGAGCCGAAGCAAATAAGTGCACTGATAATTTTGTGTCTAGATCGTAAGAAAAAAGATTTACCTACTATTTACGCGCGGTAGGAAGTGAGGGGAAGGTGATTTAAATAAAGACGAGATATTTCTGTAAACACCAATCAAGAATATTGCTAAGACTTCCCTCCTACATCCATGGTTACTGAAATATTCGCCCACAATAACTTGATCTGCCTACGCTCATTGCAAACGAGCGTTATACCAAGTTATATGAATGAAACCAACATTGAATTAAATCATACATTTCAGACAAAAGCGTGGGAGTCTGACATCTGCTACGCTTTGTTCTGAAAtttgattgaatatttattgaaacaGAAGATGCGGTCGAATGGATTTTAATTCGATTATGTTACTACTAGCTTCCGTCAGGGGCTTTACTTGCGTCCCTAGGGTATTAtttcgcgcacccggataaattTGCTTGagcgtgctaatctcaggaaccagACCAGTTTGAAAAATggtttcaatgttagatagacCATTTCATGTTTGTGTCATTTCgtgaagtcagataggcagtcgcttcttgtaaaacactggtatccagccgcatccggttagactggaagccgaccccaacatagttgggaaaaggctcgggagatgatgttagatagcccatttgttGAGGCAGACTAAGGtgctcttcacactgccccgcatcacgctgcatcttgcgtgtcgacgcacctacgcgcgttcctgcgggagtgcagatctgcatcatcgtgcgggtttttcacgcactcacgcgcgtaggtgcgttttgtaaattcacgcacagcgagttccattttcaaatatacacgtcacgcccattcaaaatcacgcgcggcattgcgggattcagtgtgtcataccttgcgtctcgccccgcacctacgcgcgggggtgcgtgtttctccgcatgtatgtgcgtgatccgcatgaacgcgcgtggatgcattttcagtgtgttggactatgcgtgttttccatacaaacggagatatttccatacaacgaaaaaaaacgcatccacgcactacgctgcatcatacggggcagtgtgataatcgccttaggctacttttttatcgGCAGAGTTCACTCGaagttatttttaaccaacttcaacaaaggttctcaatttgacttgtattattattatttttatattttaaactaaattttgatACGGTTTTCAACATAGCATTTGTCAGACTTAGTCATATTAttggagtcggttttattttatgtaggtatattattgaagttgtaattattttttgtaaggcaataatattatgattgtTTGTTACAGTCCACGGGAACGATAACTCTCAGCATAATGGAACAGAGGACGAATATAAATCTCGAAAGTGTAATGCATATGTACAGCAATGTCTCTAACATCACCAGTGAGTAAACAGctttataatggcgtccaaggtcgacttcagccacggcggctgttctcatataaggagatcagccagctgcgcaggacatattatagtgcacgagcatttacgcagacacaggtgcactaactattccttcactctcatagcccgatgggacggcaatccatcacgaccggagagagatcaggcgcaggaccgatatttacgtgatcttcgatgcacgggtgaatcaatcaaaAACTTCCAtgctacgggctgctttgtgaaagtttttaaaccaataaaacgatttcggcccgacctgggaatcgaacccgagacctcggtCATAGCAGTTGCGGTTGCAACCATTAGAGCAACGAGGCAGGTAAaaattatagatattttattttctttgtttttctttcaggCCCGGAGCAGGCTCTTTCAGAGCTGAGCAACTTGATCACCACTAGCGTTTCAGCAATGTCCGTCATCTTCATAACGGCTGGCGTGTTCCTGTTGTTCTCAACCCTATCGGTTATCCCTCCTCACTAATAttctccatttatttatttcatcatcaccatcttcctgccctgttcccaagtcatttggggtcggtgcaacatgtctttttcttccattcctctctgtcagacgtcatacttacatccactcccttctgccccatgtcctctttcaggcaatcaatccatcttttcctcggtctacctctgcctctccatccttccacattcatgcatagcacactctttgtagcatgcattattattttttactaaccgttttcccgcggtttcacccgcatgccgtggcaactactgcctctaccgagataaaatataccctatgttactcgcaggtaatgtagctttctaatcgtgaaagaattttttaaatcggtctagtaatttttgattttatccattacaaacaaacaaagtgttcctctttttaatattagtatagatacaacATAtcgtcattattttttatataaaaataaatataaaaactatatgGCTCTGATATAGGGCACTCGGTCTaaggtatttgttttttttttaaattaattgtattttatattccaGGACCAAGAAGGTTTTGCTCAAATATTCGTGTGGCTAACAGTCCTGAACATTATGATCGGACTTATAATGGTTTTTGCGATATCTTTCGAATGTGTCTTACAGACAAAATGTTTGCTCGGCAATATGGATTGGCTTTCGGCTGCCACTTCGCTTGTCGTTAtggtattttatttgattagtaagtattttttgatttttaaatcatcttctgagctttttcccaactatgtcaggGTCGGTTTCCAGCCTAACAGGATGCGGCTGAGTGCTAGtgctttaaaaggagcgactgcctatctgaccccttcAACCAAGCTACGAAGGCATTCCAATATagcttggttagactggtatcagacttactggcttctgcctaCCCGTTACGATTGCCAAGGATTTTCAATGATAGCATAAATCCTGATTATTAATTGGTTATtaatagcttccgccagcggtttcacccatttcctgagggaactacttcccgcatccaTCCGCAAGTGAAGAAGTTACAAACATAGACGCACACACTCACAAAGTTATCTTTGTAATGTTAgagtgataaataaaaaaaggttttaaggtCAGCAGACCAAAGTCAGGTATACGGGTACCCTAGTGTATTATGGTTAGCTAGCTTTACTGTAAATTAAGACAGACCCGGTTTTTCTAAGTTCAACCGCCTACAATTTCTCCCAAGCGAGTTGCTGTCGTGTTTGTCCTCATTTTGAAGATTATCGGTCTAGGTTGATAGATACGTACCTAtaccagaaaaaaatacaattgaaaGTGTAAGTCGTGGCTAAGGAAAAGCCGCTCGTGtcgattgatcataaggttaagcaactctGAGATA is a genomic window containing:
- the LOC124642122 gene encoding uncharacterized protein LOC124642122, translated to MCEIFPEVETCCAVVSIRVGMLLISILAISTGTITLSIMEQRTNINLESVMHMYSNVSNITSPEQALSELSNLITTSVSAMSVIFITAGVFLLFSTLSDQEGFAQIFVWLTVLNIMIGLIMVFAISFECVLQTKCLLGNMDWLSAATSLVVMCGITFVAWQTVTYSMDTLNENTQKLTSTQY
- the LOC124642117 gene encoding uncharacterized protein LOC124642117; the protein is MMKTVTKPRQIKMKYMDRLPTVISCCFCCFLRAGTVMIAVFSFIIGVLFAPNVSHTHGFWDLNPVLSNYGIMTEMSAQMTIGIASIMLCIVSVLLLVGACCNIPVLIEIYQWGAIMYSSTVVLMFFVLAVFCFFVHTNCYVAGAVLVFLIVCDVLLTAYFIIVTNSLRMSLQFLSSSDIVI